The Novipirellula aureliae genomic interval TTTGCAAAGCCGATTATTGCTTTGACAGCCAACGCGATGAAAGGGGACCGGGAACGATGCCTCGGCCTCGGTTGTGACGATTATCTTACCAAGCCGATCGAAAGTGTCTCGTTCATCGAAATGGTAGCCCAATACACACAAGACATTAGCGACGAAGAACTGCTGCAAATCCGCCTGCGTCGTGCGACCGCCGCGGACGTGAGTGTCACGCCATCCACGTGCCACCGTCGAGAAGCAAAAATATTGGTCGTTGACGATAATGCCGATACAGCCAGTCTCATGCGAATGCTGTTGTGCGCTGAAGGGCATGATGTCCAAGTGGTCGGCGATGGCAAAACCGCTCTGCGAAAAGCGAAGACGTTTTTGCCTGATGTGATTCTGCTTGACATAGGACTTCCCGACATCAATGGTTTTGAAGTCGGCGAGCGTCTTCGCAAGCAAGGTTATAGCGGGCGCATGTTCGCCGTCTCGGGGCATGGTGAAGCCGATGACTTGAAGCGATCCAAAAACATTGGATTCGACAAACATCTCGTCAAGCCTGTGCCCGTGAACGAGTTGCTCCGACTAATTGATTCGTGAAGCAAACCTTCGCAAGTCGAGTGTCACCGGGTACTCGCAGCGCCCAACCAAGGCTGGCATGTTGGGCACATCGATTCGCCCGCCAGTCATGGTGGAGGCTTCGAATTGAATCGTTCGTCGTGATTCTGCTTCGGCCGCATTGATTGGGAATGTCTCGTTGCTCCGTCCACCGGGATGGACAGCGTGATAACGACAGCCACCGACCGATAAGCGGTTCCGCATATCGATCAGGTCGAACTCAAGAGGCGTGTGGATGCCAATCGTGGGATGCAAGCAACGTGGCGGTTGCCAGGCGCGATACTTGATCCCCGCGACAAATTGGTTCTGAACACCGGTTGCATGTAGCGGTACACGTATGCCGTTGCACGTCAAGGCATAGCGGGTCGGGTCCATACCGCTGGCCATCACCTGCATCCGTTCGAGTGACGAATCGACGTAGCGAGCGGTTCCGCCCGTCCCCGGTTCCTCGCCCATCACATACCATGGTTCAATCGCGCTACGAAGTTCAAGTTGGATCCCTTGATAATCGATCTCTCCGATCATAGGAAAACGAAATTCAAATTGCGGCGCATACCACTCAGGTCGCAAATTTGCACCGTGGCGGTTCAATTCAGCGATCAGTTCACAGAGATCTTGCCAGACAAAGTGAGGTAGCATGAACCGATCGTAAAGCGTTGTTTGCCAACGGGTTAACGGGTCCATGCACGGTTTTTCCCAGAAGGTTGCAATCGCCGCTCGTATCAATAGCTGCTGCGCCAAATTCATCCTCGGGTTTGGCGGCATTTCGAATCCGCGAAGTTCGACCAATCCCAAGCGACCTGTCGACGAATCGGGTGAGTAGAGTTTGTCGATACAGATTTCGGTTCGGTGCGTATTGCCTGTTAAATCGACCAACAAGTCACGAAATAGTCGATCGACCAACCATGGCGGACGGTTCTCGCCGAGTTGATCGAGCTGGGCCAAGGCGATCTCCATCTCGTAAATCGCGTCGACCCGCGCTTCATCCATCCGCGGTGCTTGGCTTGTCGGGCCAATGAAACGACTGCTGAATAGATACGAGAGCGATGGATGGTTGTTCCAGAACCGAATCATGCTCGCTAACAAATCGGGCCGACGAATGAATGGACTATCCGACGGCTTTGCACCTCCGAGCACGATATGGCTACCGCCACCGGTGCCGGTGTGCCGGCCATCGATATCAAACTTTTCTGCACCCAAACGACTCTGCTTCGCCTCTTCGTAGAGTGTCTCAATTTGGTCTACCAATGCATCCCAGGATGCGGTTGGGTGCGTGTTGACTTCGATCACACCAGGATCGGGAGTGACTTTGAACAGCTCGATGCGGTCATCGGGTGGCGGCAAGTAGCCTTCCAGAATGACGGGGATGTCTAGTTTTTCGCAGGTCTCCTCGATTGCAGCGACTAAATCCAAATAGTCTTCAAGTCGCTGCGCCGGAGGCATGAACACATGCAATCGCCCGTAGCGACATTCCACACACAACGCCGTGTTGACGACGTCATCGCTTGTCGGCAAATCATCGTCGACCTCATCATCGAGAATTTGTTCGTTGATCGGTAGGGAGCTCGCTTCGTCATCCACTTGCACGACCGCTTCGTTCCCTTTTTCCAATGGCGGCAGTGGCGGACGGGAGGCAAACGGATCGGCAGGTGATGAGTAGAATGCACCTTTCGCTGCGGTATCGCTCGGCAGTGTTGAGATCGGCAATCGCAAGCCGATCGGTGAATCCCCTGGGATCAAGTACAGCTTTTCGCTGCGAATCGGCCATCGGCCGCTAATCCAACCCGGTCGCGCTTGCCACCAAGCGCGTCGCAGCGGCAAGACAAAGCCGATCGGTTTGCTCAGCCCGTTGGTGAACGTCCGCATCATCATCGCTCGTTCATTCGGGTCTTCCAATTTTGGATCGGTTGGATCGACATCGACCGGCAACCGCTGCTCTCGCCACAGATAGTGAAAGACGTCCTCATAGACGGGAAACGACATTTTGGCACTGATATTGAGCTCCGCTGCCAAATGCCGGACGAATCGATTTGCGTCGTCGTGCGTAAACCCGTAGTCGGTGCCTTCGTCAGCGATGTACTTAGGATCTTTCCAAATCGGATGCCCATCGCGTCGCCACATGCATGTCAGCGCCCAACGAGGCAACGATTCGCCGGGATACCATTTGCCCATTCCATAATGCAGAAGTCCCCCAGGAGCAAACTTGTCGCGCAGGCGGAGCAGCAAAACATTGCTGAGCACTCGCTTTTCTTCGCCAACCGCGTCGGTGTTCCATTGTGGATCGTCCATATTATCAATCGACACAAACGTCGGTTCACCGCCCATCGTCAAACGAACGTCGCCTGCATCAAGGCGTTCATCAATCTTCTTTCCGGCGTCTAGAATCTCAGCCCACTGGCAATCGGAGTAGGGCTTCGTGACCCGTGGGTCTTCGTGGACACGAACGACACTCATTTCATGTTCAAACTCGACATCGCACGGTTCGTGTCCTCCGGTGATCGGTGCGGCGCCATCGTACGACGGGGTACAAGCCAATGGGATGTGTCCTTCGCCAGCAAACAAGCCGCTCGTGGGGTCGAGCCCGACCCAGCCGGCTCCGGGCAAGAAGACCTCGGTCCAGGCATGCAGATCACAAAAATCGGCAACGGGTCCCGATGGTCCTTCGATCGGTTTTTCATCGGCGGTCAATTGGATCAAATAGCCACTGACGAATCGGGAAGCCAAGCCGATGTGACGAAGCGTTTGCACGAGAAGCCAGGCTGAATCACGGCACGAACCGCTGCCTTTTGTCAGCGTTTCTTCGGGCGTTTGCACGCCTGGTTCCATCCGCACCAAATACTTCACCCGCTGTTGGGTGAGCCGATTGATGTCGACGAGAAAGTCGTTGATGCTGTTGGACGATTTCGGTAGCGTCGCGACCCATTCTAAAAAGGGCTCGGTCGGCGTTTGGTAGGCCAAGTAGGGTGCGAGTTGCAGTTTCGAGTCTTCGCGATATTCGAAGGGCCATTTTTCCGCATCCTCTTCGACAAAGAAATCGAACGGGTTGATGACCGTCATCTCGGCGGTCAAGTCAACCGTGAATGACAACTCGCTGGCGCGTTTGTTGAACACGAACCGAGCAATCGGATTGCCGAATGGATCTTGTTGCCAATTGACGAAATGGTCCTCGGGCTCCACCTTTAGATTGTAGGCATTGATCTTGGTTCGCCCATGATAGGCGGGACGCAAACGAACCAGTTGAGGCCCAAGCGAAATGGGACGTGAATACTTATACGTTGTTTTATGGTGAAGCGCGACGCGGATGGTCATAAAGAATTAGCCGGGTTGGTTAAAGTAGTCGTGGTTGAGTCGATTGCCGATTTCGTTCAGCTCGCCCTGCAAGAAATCGATGAATTGGTGCATGCCGCCCGCGAGCACTTCTTTGACGTTCGAGCAAGAGAGTCGATGTTTGAGTGCTGCGATCCGTTGCCTCGCTTCTCGTGGCACCGTTTCGTGCGACGAGTCACTGATCTCACCGAGCGACCAATCGGCACCCGCGACGCACGACCGAATGGATCGCGGGAAAGTGCGGTGGAACAGAAAGAACTCAACGACTTTTTCGAGCTCGACCAAGTGGTGCTCGCGTCGATAGGTCTCAAACCCACTAATCGCCAATAACAGTGTCGACCACTGCAAATCGTCAATCGCAGTGCCGACATCGTCCAAACGAGGTAGTAGGTTGAAGTACTTAACATCAAGGATTCGGGATGTTTTGTCAGCGCGTTCGATTAAACGTCCGAGATTGGCGAAATGCCAAGCCTTGTCGTGGGCCATGGTGCTGTCAAGCGTTCCCGACCACATGATCGCGTAGCGGCGCACGTTATCAAAGAACTCAACCGTTGGGTCGGTCAACTGAGCCTCCGTCGCTCCCGCAACAAAATGGTAGAACTCGTTGAGTTGTTCATAAGACTCAGAGGATAGACTCTCTCGAACCGATTTCGCGTTCTCACGTGCTGCACGCAAGCACGTCATCATCGAACTGTGATAGTTCAAGTCGAAGGCCAGGAACTTGACGACGTTTTGAGCGTTCGGTGGCCCGTATTCCTTGAGAAACCATTTGGTATCACCCGTGACTTGGACGAGTGGTTCCCAAGGGTCGACCAAGTTCTCGGGCTGGTCCAGGATAAGGTTGAGCGTGACTTCGAGAAAGCGGGCGTGATTCTCCGCTCGCTCCACTTGGCGGCTCATCCAATAGATCGATTCGGCAACTCGAGAAAGCATGGGGCAGTGACTTGTAAGAAAACGGGACTTGTTGGAAAACGGGACTTGTAAGAAAACGGGACTTGGGAATTTGCTGGCAGTCGGTCGGAATCTCGCGGCTAGGGTCTCGCCTTCAAGCAATGTTTGTTTGGACAATCATCGGCCTAGGCCTAGACTCCAACGCCTAGACTCCAACGCCTAGACTCCCACGGCACGGTTCGCGGTCGGCTAGTCGTTTACCGTGGCAACGGGTTGCCCCACTTCGGCGACGACCCAGGTGTCTTTGCTGCCACCGCCTTGAGAGGAATTGACGACGAGTGATCCTTTTCTGAGGGCCACGCGAGTCAAACCGCCAGGCATAACCCAGACATCATCGGGACTGCTGCACAGCACGTACGGTCTCAGGTCGACATGGCGTCCTTCGAGTCCATTGTCGCTAAGCGTCGGTACACGCGACAATTGAAGCGTGGGTTGGGCGACATAGTTACGCGGGTTCTCTTCGATTTTTTCAGCGAACGCGGCCCTTTCCTCGGGCGTCGCATGGGGGCCTATCAAGATGCCATACCCGCCCGATTCGCCAGCTGCCTTGACGACCAATTCATCGAGATGAGAGAGAACATACTTGCGGTCCTCCTCTCGCTGGCAAACGTAAGTCGGCACATTGGGTAAGATCGATTCTTCGCCCAAGTAATACTTGATCATCGCAGGCACGAATGCGTAGACAACCTTGTCGTCGGCAATGCCGGTCCCTGGCGCATTGGCCAGTGCAACGTTGCCAGCCCGGTAGGCTCGCATCAACCCTTTCACACCGAGGGTTGAATCTTTGCGGAAAACCTCGGGGTCGATAAAGTCGTCATCAATTCGTCTGTAAATGGAATCGACCCGCTGTAGTCCGTCGGTTGTCAACATGTAAACAAAATCGTCTTTGACGACTAAGTCGCGGCCCTCGACAAGTTCGACACCCATTTGTTGAGCCAAATATGAATGCTCATAATAGGCACTGTTGTAGACGCCTGGCGTCAAAACAGCGACGGTGGGATTGTCGACATGCGATGGAACCATCGATCGCAGCATCCCGTACAACCGCGATGCGTAATCGTTGACGGGACGGACTCGCGATGCACCAAACAACTGCGGGAAATTACGCTTCATAATGTGTCGGTTTTGAAGCACATAAGAAACACCCGATGGACATCGCAAATTGTCTTCGAGCACATAAACCGCTCCCGTGGCATCACGAACCAGGTCGGTGCCCGTTATGTGGCACCAAACATCGGATGGTGGACGAAGCCCAACACACTGAGGCAGAAACGAAGACGCCGAGTCGATCAATTCTTTGGGGATGATCCCGTCTTTGACAATCGCTTGTTCATTATAGATGTCCGACAAAAAACGATTGAGCGCTCGGATTCTCTGCCGCAAACCCGCTTCGATATGCTGCCAAAGCATGGCCGATACGATCCGCGGGATCACGTCGAACGGCATGATCTTCTCCGTTCCCGCGTTGTCGCTGTAGACCGTAAAGGTAATGCCCATTTGGTAAAGAGATTGCTCAATCGATCGTTGACGACGAAGCAACTCTTGGGGAGGCAGACGGTTGATCAAATCAACCAGCATCTCAGCATCAGGCCGAGCATAGGTTTGCCCGTCAACCAATTCGT includes:
- a CDS encoding transglutaminase family protein, whose protein sequence is MTIRVALHHKTTYKYSRPISLGPQLVRLRPAYHGRTKINAYNLKVEPEDHFVNWQQDPFGNPIARFVFNKRASELSFTVDLTAEMTVINPFDFFVEEDAEKWPFEYREDSKLQLAPYLAYQTPTEPFLEWVATLPKSSNSINDFLVDINRLTQQRVKYLVRMEPGVQTPEETLTKGSGSCRDSAWLLVQTLRHIGLASRFVSGYLIQLTADEKPIEGPSGPVADFCDLHAWTEVFLPGAGWVGLDPTSGLFAGEGHIPLACTPSYDGAAPITGGHEPCDVEFEHEMSVVRVHEDPRVTKPYSDCQWAEILDAGKKIDERLDAGDVRLTMGGEPTFVSIDNMDDPQWNTDAVGEEKRVLSNVLLLRLRDKFAPGGLLHYGMGKWYPGESLPRWALTCMWRRDGHPIWKDPKYIADEGTDYGFTHDDANRFVRHLAAELNISAKMSFPVYEDVFHYLWREQRLPVDVDPTDPKLEDPNERAMMMRTFTNGLSKPIGFVLPLRRAWWQARPGWISGRWPIRSEKLYLIPGDSPIGLRLPISTLPSDTAAKGAFYSSPADPFASRPPLPPLEKGNEAVVQVDDEASSLPINEQILDDEVDDDLPTSDDVVNTALCVECRYGRLHVFMPPAQRLEDYLDLVAAIEETCEKLDIPVILEGYLPPPDDRIELFKVTPDPGVIEVNTHPTASWDALVDQIETLYEEAKQSRLGAEKFDIDGRHTGTGGGSHIVLGGAKPSDSPFIRRPDLLASMIRFWNNHPSLSYLFSSRFIGPTSQAPRMDEARVDAIYEMEIALAQLDQLGENRPPWLVDRLFRDLLVDLTGNTHRTEICIDKLYSPDSSTGRLGLVELRGFEMPPNPRMNLAQQLLIRAAIATFWEKPCMDPLTRWQTTLYDRFMLPHFVWQDLCELIAELNRHGANLRPEWYAPQFEFRFPMIGEIDYQGIQLELRSAIEPWYVMGEEPGTGGTARYVDSSLERMQVMASGMDPTRYALTCNGIRVPLHATGVQNQFVAGIKYRAWQPPRCLHPTIGIHTPLEFDLIDMRNRLSVGGCRYHAVHPGGRSNETFPINAAEAESRRTIQFEASTMTGGRIDVPNMPALVGRCEYPVTLDLRRFASRIN
- a CDS encoding alpha-E domain-containing protein; the protein is MLSRVAESIYWMSRQVERAENHARFLEVTLNLILDQPENLVDPWEPLVQVTGDTKWFLKEYGPPNAQNVVKFLAFDLNYHSSMMTCLRAARENAKSVRESLSSESYEQLNEFYHFVAGATEAQLTDPTVEFFDNVRRYAIMWSGTLDSTMAHDKAWHFANLGRLIERADKTSRILDVKYFNLLPRLDDVGTAIDDLQWSTLLLAISGFETYRREHHLVELEKVVEFFLFHRTFPRSIRSCVAGADWSLGEISDSSHETVPREARQRIAALKHRLSCSNVKEVLAGGMHQFIDFLQGELNEIGNRLNHDYFNQPG
- a CDS encoding circularly permuted type 2 ATP-grasp protein; amino-acid sequence: MNQVLSNIGVSTVKQSQSQAQTLSAPKLNQYNAEGFFDELVDGQTYARPDAEMLVDLINRLPPQELLRRQRSIEQSLYQMGITFTVYSDNAGTEKIMPFDVIPRIVSAMLWQHIEAGLRQRIRALNRFLSDIYNEQAIVKDGIIPKELIDSASSFLPQCVGLRPPSDVWCHITGTDLVRDATGAVYVLEDNLRCPSGVSYVLQNRHIMKRNFPQLFGASRVRPVNDYASRLYGMLRSMVPSHVDNPTVAVLTPGVYNSAYYEHSYLAQQMGVELVEGRDLVVKDDFVYMLTTDGLQRVDSIYRRIDDDFIDPEVFRKDSTLGVKGLMRAYRAGNVALANAPGTGIADDKVVYAFVPAMIKYYLGEESILPNVPTYVCQREEDRKYVLSHLDELVVKAAGESGGYGILIGPHATPEERAAFAEKIEENPRNYVAQPTLQLSRVPTLSDNGLEGRHVDLRPYVLCSSPDDVWVMPGGLTRVALRKGSLVVNSSQGGGSKDTWVVAEVGQPVATVND